Proteins co-encoded in one Rhodococcus sp. PAMC28707 genomic window:
- a CDS encoding B-4DMT family transporter gives MTGWVVRGIGMGLINVGVRILLGLAVAQWPLHGSQLRWLGLAAVLLAVIVWAGIDGIRDRRANPDPDYGADLTMLWLKAAVVGGLLAGLLAWLIGLIVDFSLGQNSLFFEMTSGAAFTILLIFIPATISVFLGRLLVGREAKKKLAASDAEHEQGRHDRHLVGAETTASHQGSAADQSSVADQNRWAGDNADTEVFQAVQPEAEDPKGTSHGEHRSEH, from the coding sequence ATGACAGGGTGGGTGGTACGCGGAATCGGAATGGGACTGATCAACGTCGGAGTGCGAATTCTGCTGGGTTTGGCAGTTGCACAGTGGCCGTTGCATGGTTCGCAGCTTCGATGGTTGGGCTTGGCTGCGGTATTGCTCGCAGTCATCGTGTGGGCTGGGATCGACGGTATTCGTGACCGTCGCGCAAACCCGGACCCGGATTACGGCGCCGACCTGACGATGCTGTGGCTCAAGGCAGCGGTTGTCGGCGGTCTGCTCGCCGGACTGCTCGCATGGCTGATCGGCCTGATAGTGGACTTCAGTCTCGGCCAGAACTCACTGTTCTTCGAGATGACCTCGGGTGCAGCGTTCACCATTCTTCTGATCTTCATCCCGGCGACCATCTCGGTGTTCCTGGGCCGGCTGCTCGTCGGACGCGAGGCGAAGAAGAAGCTCGCCGCATCCGATGCCGAACACGAACAGGGACGCCACGATCGTCATCTGGTCGGCGCGGAGACTACCGCCTCGCACCAGGGGTCGGCGGCAGACCAGAGTTCGGTAGCTGACCAGAATCGATGGGCCGGCGACAATGCGGACACCGAGGTATTCCAGGCTGTGCAGCCCGAAGCCGAGGACCCGAAGGGTACGTCACACGGCGAGCATCGTTCCGAACACTGA
- the aroB gene encoding 3-dehydroquinate synthase, giving the protein MTDPVRVMVKTAAPYPVIIGRGLLTDLVDQLVGTKTVAIFHQPPLAETAEAVREVLAAQGIDAHRIEIPDAEDGKELAVAGFCWEVLGRIGLTRSDAVVSIGGGAATDLAGFVAATWMRGVKVVHVPTTLLAMVDAAVGGKTGINTEAGKNLVGSFHEPSAVLIDLATLETVPKYEIVSGLAEVIKTGFIEDPVILDLIEADPEAAMDPTGSVLPELIRRSVEVKARVVAADLRESDLREILNYGHTLAHAIERRERYRWRHGAAVSVGLVFAAELGRLAGRLDDATADRHRSILQSVGLPVGYDGDAFGDLLKGMQTDKKNRAGMLRFVVLDGLAKPGRLEGPDPALLVAAYSVVAKDAPGPGSSGILL; this is encoded by the coding sequence ATGACCGACCCCGTACGCGTAATGGTCAAGACTGCAGCGCCGTATCCGGTGATCATCGGCAGAGGATTGTTGACCGACCTGGTCGATCAACTCGTCGGTACGAAGACTGTCGCGATCTTCCATCAGCCACCGCTTGCCGAGACGGCCGAGGCCGTCCGAGAAGTGTTGGCGGCGCAGGGAATCGATGCACATCGCATCGAGATCCCGGACGCCGAGGACGGCAAAGAACTCGCGGTTGCCGGTTTCTGCTGGGAAGTTCTCGGCAGAATCGGACTGACCCGAAGTGATGCCGTGGTAAGCATCGGCGGGGGAGCCGCTACCGACCTCGCAGGCTTCGTTGCTGCGACGTGGATGCGTGGCGTCAAGGTGGTCCACGTGCCGACGACGCTGTTGGCGATGGTCGATGCGGCAGTCGGTGGCAAGACCGGCATCAACACCGAGGCGGGAAAGAACCTCGTGGGTTCGTTCCACGAGCCTTCGGCAGTGTTGATCGATCTCGCGACGTTGGAGACAGTCCCGAAGTACGAGATCGTCTCCGGCCTCGCCGAGGTCATCAAGACCGGTTTCATCGAGGACCCGGTCATTCTCGACTTGATCGAAGCCGATCCCGAAGCAGCAATGGACCCGACTGGATCGGTGCTACCCGAGCTCATTCGCCGGTCGGTCGAAGTCAAGGCCCGAGTCGTTGCCGCTGATCTACGTGAGTCCGATCTTCGGGAGATACTCAATTACGGCCACACCCTCGCCCATGCCATCGAGCGACGCGAGCGGTACCGCTGGCGTCATGGTGCAGCCGTGTCGGTCGGTCTGGTGTTCGCGGCCGAGTTGGGACGGCTTGCGGGCCGCCTCGACGACGCCACTGCCGACCGCCACCGCAGCATTCTCCAGTCGGTCGGTCTTCCCGTCGGATACGACGGCGACGCATTCGGCGATCTGCTCAAGGGAATGCAAACCGACAAGAAGAATCGCGCCGGGATGCTCAGATTCGTCGTGCTCGACGGACTGGCGAAACCGGGGAGGCTCGAAGGGCCTGATCCGGCACTCCTCGTCGCTGCATATTCGGTAGTAGCCAAGGATGCCCCGGGGCCGGGTAGCTCGGGAATTCTGCTCTGA
- a CDS encoding shikimate kinase, whose product MTPYAVLVGPPGAGKSTIGRRVSQALDLELLDTDAAIERRTGRTIPEIFAQDGEKAFRVIEEQVVADALATHAGIVSLGGGSILSDRTRASLASQTVVYLEISVAEGLRRTGANTSRPLLAGPGARATYQALMRTRRPLYRSVATIRVRTDGRSPARVVGQVVAKLKQHHAQEGTTPSTVHNESSSG is encoded by the coding sequence ATGACTCCCTATGCGGTGCTGGTGGGACCTCCCGGCGCGGGGAAGTCCACCATAGGTAGGCGCGTGTCGCAGGCGCTCGATTTGGAGCTGCTCGACACGGACGCCGCCATCGAGCGCCGCACCGGTCGTACAATTCCAGAGATCTTCGCGCAGGACGGTGAGAAGGCTTTTCGAGTGATCGAGGAGCAGGTCGTTGCCGACGCGCTTGCCACCCACGCGGGCATCGTCTCGCTCGGAGGCGGATCGATTCTCTCCGATCGCACACGTGCATCGCTGGCGTCGCAAACAGTGGTCTACCTCGAAATCAGTGTCGCGGAGGGGTTGCGTCGTACCGGGGCCAACACATCCCGCCCGCTGTTGGCCGGTCCGGGTGCACGCGCCACATATCAGGCTTTGATGCGCACACGGCGTCCGCTCTATCGATCTGTCGCGACCATTCGCGTCCGCACGGACGGGCGAAGTCCGGCCCGAGTGGTCGGCCAGGTCGTGGCGAAGCTGAAGCAGCATCATGCCCAGGAAGGCACTACGCCATCAACAGTGCACAACGAGTCGTCGAGTGGATGA